From the Lathyrus oleraceus cultivar Zhongwan6 chromosome 4, CAAS_Psat_ZW6_1.0, whole genome shotgun sequence genome, one window contains:
- the LOC127136280 gene encoding probable pectate lyase 5, producing MTSGKMKILDYKLQTKNDGVIQEEPLWIIFKLYMVIKLKQELVMNPFKTIDGRRTNMNIAGRPCKTIQFVKNIIIHGTNVHDCKRGGNAYVRDSPTHYGFRTLSDGDGISIHKVEEWMKWNIMF from the exons ATGACAAGTGGAAAAATGAAAATCTTAGACTATAAATTACAG ACAAAGAATGACGGTGTTATTCAAGAAGAACCATTATGGATAATCTTCAAACTTTACATGGTGATTAAGCTTAAGCAAGAGTTAGTGATGAATCCTTTCAAAACTATTGATGGTAGAAGAACAAACATGAACATTGCTGGTCGACCTTGTAAAACTATACAGTTTGTGAAGAATATTATAATTCATGGAACTAATGTGCATGATTGCAAAAGAGGTGGAAATGCTTATGTGAGAGATTCACCAACACATTATGGTTTTAGAACACTTTCTGATGGTGATGGGATTTCGATTCATAAAGTTGAGGAATGGATGAAATGGAATATCATGTTTTAG
- the LOC127073873 gene encoding TORTIFOLIA1-like protein 3 → MSSSQTIKQKVFTCLTKLSDRDTHSLAASELVTIARSLDTTTVPVFLSCLYSTDASDKSPVRKQCVYLFGILSETHGNALSPYLSKIIANIIRRLRDTDTSVRSACVNSVSALACHVTKQPFLSFLKPLSEALFTEQEQNAQIGAALCLSSAIDGAPDPDSARLAKLLPKFQKLLKREVFKAKPALLTLIGSVIEAGGASGHVSLKNLVPCLVESLSNRDWAVRKAAAETLVVLANVERDFLSEFKSDCLKDFENRRFDKVKLVREVMIQMLESWKHIPDTSDEFSPPPKSQSSSKENGSDGDYPPISQSSCNPGSVMANLRRKSAPVSRFSPPDSSSASNGKNVSALSSNKRRSSVVSRKLNHQNWDVQVSMTDQGDLQETDENETSLETNKIGKNRFLRPEMNRALLNKNSDDRIKKHGGSKAGSRVVPYHDESQSSAPVSNVAKDLFKKDKESEELSLIRNQLHQIEKQQSSLLDLLQKFMGTSQNGMQSLETRVHGLELALDDISYDLAVSNGRITNSNVPRNTCCLLSGADFFSSKFWKRTQGQYSSPLFSRRTAAPSLASKHYPAGRNAETNFTSQRFRLDGGFITNPLAAAHTNSRGFA, encoded by the exons ATGTCGTCATCGCAAACCATAAAACAAAAGGTGTTCACGTGTCTCACCAAACTCTCCGATCGCGATACTCACTCCCTCGCTGCATCCGAACTCGTGACAATTGCTCGGAGCCTTGATACAACCACCGTGCCGGTGTTTCTCTCTTGCTTATACTCCACCGATGCTTCCGATAAATCACCCGTACGGAAGCAATGTGTTTATCTCTTCGGAATACTCTCTGAGACACACGGTAACGCGCTTTCTCCTTACCTCTCCAAGATCATCGCTAACATCATTCGCCGTCTTCGTGACACCGACACGTCGGTCCGATCCGCTTGTGTGAATTCCGTTTCGGCATTGGCTTGCCACGTCACCAAGCAACCTTTTCTTTCCTTTCTGAAACCGTTATCGGAGGCTCTGTTCACGGAGCAAGAACAGAACGCGCAGATTGGCGCTGCGCTTTGTCTATCTTCGGCGATCGACGGAGCACCGGATCCGGACTCGGCTAGGCTGGCGAAGCTGTTGCCGAAGTTCCAGAAGCTGCTTAAGCGCGAAGTGTTTAAGGCCAAACCGGCGTTGTTGACGCTGATCGGAAGCGTAATCGAAGCCGGTGGTGCATCCGGTCACGTTTCCTTGAAGAATTTGGTTCCATGTTTGGTGGAATCGTTGAGTAACCGTGATTGGGCGGTGAGGAAGGCTGCAGCGGAGACGCTGGTGGTGTTGGCTAACGTCGAGAGAGATTTCTTGTCGGAATTCAAGTCTGATTGTTTGAAAGATTTTGAGAATCGAAGATTTGATAAG GTAAAATTAGTTCGTGAAGTTATGATTCAGATGTTGGAATCGTGGAAGCATATCCCTGATACTTCTGATGAATTTTCACCACCTCCTAAATCGCAATCTTCTTCTAAAG AGAATGGAAGTGATGGAGATTATCCTCCAATTTCGCAAAGTTCATGTAATCCTGGTTCAGTAATGGCGAACCTGCGGAGGAAATCAGCTCCTGTTAGCCGATTCAGTCCACCAGATAGCTCTTCTGCTAGCAATGGAAAGAATGTGAGTGCTTTAAGTAGTAACAAGAGAAGGAGTTCAGTTGTTTCACGAAAATTAAACCATCAGAATTGGGATGTTCAAGTGTCCATGACTGATCAGGGTGATCTCCAGGAGACGGATGAAAATGAAACTTCTTTGGAAACAAACAAGATTGGTAAAAACAGATTTCTTAGGCCAGAAATGAATCGGGCGCTGTTAAATAAAAATTCTGATGATAGAATAAAAAAGCACGGTGGCTCCAAAGCTGGATCTCGTGTAGTTCCATATCATGATGAGAGTCAAAGCTCAGCTCCTGTGAGTAATGTTGCCAAAGATCTTTTTAAGAAGGACAAAGAAAGTGAAGAATTATCTTTGATTCGTAACCAATTACACCAAATTGAGAAGCAACAATCCAGTCTACTTGATCTTCTGCAG AAATTCATGGGAACCTCACAAAATGGAATGCAATCTTTAGAGACCCGTGTACATGGCCTTGAGTTGGCATTGGATGATATCTCTTATGATTTGGCTGTATCAAATGGAAGGATAACTAATTCTAATGTCCCTCGTAATACATGTTGCTTGCTATCTGGAGCAGATTTTTTTAGCTCCAAATTCTGGAAAAGAACACAGGGCCAGTATTCATCCCCGTTGTTCTCTAGACGTACTGCTGCTCCATCACTTGCTTCCAAGCACTACCCAGCTGGAAGGAATGCTGAGACTAACTTTACAAGCCAACGATTCAGGCTTGATGGAGGTTTCATCACTAATCCTCTGGCAGCTGCACACACTAATTCAAGGGGTTTTGCTTGA